The Polyangiaceae bacterium genome includes a region encoding these proteins:
- the gatB gene encoding Asp-tRNA(Asn)/Glu-tRNA(Gln) amidotransferase subunit GatB gives MPERWEAVIGLEVHAQLLTETKLFCACPTRFGEEPNRNVCPVCLGLPGALPVLNRRAVELAVRAATALGCTVHERSVFARKNYFYPDLPKGYQISQYERPLASAGHLDIELDGERRRAGITRVHMEEDAGKNVHGVGGDSLVDLNRAGTPLVEIVGEPDLRSGAEAAAYLRALRDVLVFLGVNDGNLEEGSFRCDANVSVRRAGDPKLGTRTEIKNVNSFRFVQRAIELEIARQVALLESGDRVVQETRGFDHDAGRTYSLRSKEEAHDYRYFPDPDLPPLAVGAELREIALRDMPELPADKRARYVGLGLSAQAAQTLTAHPGIARFFEDTLSRAPDALKVANFVQTEVLRDAKLHGLEASFSVSPAQVAELLSLIEAGKISGKQAKEVFAAMAGTEKLPSAIVEERGLAVVSDESTLLPICQRLIAEHPKQVGEVRAGKKGMLGFFVGQVMKATGGAADPKLVNALLERLIREEKS, from the coding sequence ATGCCCGAGCGCTGGGAAGCCGTGATCGGACTCGAGGTCCACGCCCAGCTCCTGACGGAGACGAAGCTGTTCTGCGCCTGCCCCACGCGCTTCGGCGAGGAACCGAACCGGAACGTGTGTCCGGTGTGCCTGGGCCTGCCGGGGGCGCTGCCGGTGCTGAATCGGCGCGCGGTCGAGCTGGCCGTGCGCGCGGCGACGGCGCTCGGCTGCACCGTCCACGAGCGGAGCGTCTTCGCCCGCAAGAACTACTTCTACCCGGATCTGCCCAAGGGCTACCAGATCAGCCAATACGAGCGCCCGCTCGCCAGCGCCGGGCACCTGGACATCGAGCTCGACGGCGAGCGAAGGCGCGCGGGCATCACCCGCGTGCACATGGAGGAGGACGCCGGCAAGAACGTGCACGGCGTGGGCGGTGACTCGCTGGTGGATCTGAACCGAGCGGGCACGCCCCTGGTCGAGATCGTGGGCGAGCCGGATCTGCGGAGCGGCGCCGAGGCCGCGGCCTACCTGCGCGCCTTGCGGGACGTGCTGGTGTTCCTGGGCGTGAACGACGGGAACCTGGAGGAGGGCAGCTTCCGCTGCGACGCCAACGTCTCCGTGCGCCGGGCCGGCGATCCGAAGCTCGGGACCCGCACCGAGATCAAGAACGTCAACAGCTTTCGCTTCGTGCAGCGCGCCATCGAGCTGGAGATCGCGCGGCAGGTGGCCCTGCTCGAGTCGGGCGACCGGGTCGTGCAAGAGACCCGCGGCTTCGACCACGACGCCGGCCGCACCTATTCGCTGCGCTCGAAGGAAGAGGCGCACGACTACCGCTACTTCCCCGATCCCGATCTGCCGCCGCTCGCGGTCGGCGCCGAGCTCCGCGAGATCGCGCTCCGGGACATGCCGGAGCTGCCGGCCGACAAGCGCGCGCGCTACGTCGGGCTGGGCCTGTCCGCCCAGGCCGCGCAGACGCTGACCGCGCACCCGGGCATCGCGCGCTTCTTCGAGGACACGCTGAGCCGCGCTCCGGACGCGCTCAAGGTGGCGAACTTCGTCCAGACCGAGGTGCTCCGCGACGCGAAGCTCCACGGTCTCGAGGCCAGCTTCAGCGTGAGCCCCGCTCAGGTTGCGGAGCTGCTCTCGCTGATCGAGGCCGGCAAGATCAGCGGCAAGCAGGCCAAGGAGGTGTTCGCGGCGATGGCCGGCACCGAGAAGCTGCCGAGCGCCATCGTCGAGGAGCGCGGGCTCGCCGTGGTCTCCGACGAGAGCACGCTCCTGCCCATCTGCCAGCGCTTGATCGCCGAGCACCCGAAGCAGGTCGGAGAGGTGCGCGCCGGCAAGAAGGGCATGCTCGGCTTCTTCGTCGGTCAGGTGATGAAGGCCACCGGCGGCGCGGCCGATCCCAAGCTGGTGAACGCGCTCCTCGAGCGCCTGATCCGAGAGGAGAAGAGCTAG
- a CDS encoding (2Fe-2S)-binding protein: protein MATFKLDGQEIPFEPGETIIAAARRAGVDIPHYCWHPGLSVAANCRMCLVELLPPPGRPALMLDVLEWDAEKQDYVPAKKPKLVPSCQQAAGAGMEVLSSSSEHVARARSAVQELLLLNHPVDCPICDQAGECRLQDYWLEHQGTKKRMSDEIVHKPKGVVFGPTIVYDAERCIVCTRCVRFCEEVAKDPVLEKRERGNLSEIVLAPGRELDHGYTLMTEYVCPVGALTARDFRFKARVWFLRSAQTVCTGCATGCNSFTDYDPRDQTVYRYRPRENLAVNQHWMCDEGMLDYRRIHESRVLAARVRGKKSELGDALEKAAAVLTGVDPDRLAVVLSAQHSNEDNFALLRLGRDYLGTGHLYVSGRAVGLGDAVLKHADKNPNTAGVTALCTSTPPKSFSELARDIHDGRITHVLALGSYSSDAEKTDALGRLQGLVTFATHEGPLAKYATAVLPASSWAECDGTFVNAKGLAQESEKVITPRGESLPAWKLTALLAKALGLPMAWTKLAEVRRAMAPEAGATVAEATGAEA from the coding sequence ATGGCCACATTCAAGCTAGACGGACAGGAAATCCCCTTCGAGCCCGGGGAGACCATCATCGCCGCGGCGCGCCGCGCCGGCGTGGACATCCCCCACTACTGCTGGCACCCGGGCCTCTCGGTGGCCGCCAACTGCCGCATGTGCCTGGTGGAGCTCTTGCCGCCGCCCGGCAGGCCCGCGCTGATGCTCGACGTCTTGGAGTGGGACGCTGAAAAGCAGGACTACGTCCCGGCGAAGAAGCCGAAGCTCGTGCCCTCGTGCCAGCAGGCGGCCGGCGCCGGCATGGAGGTGCTGAGCTCGTCCAGCGAGCACGTGGCGCGGGCGCGGAGCGCGGTGCAGGAGCTCTTGCTGCTCAATCACCCGGTGGACTGCCCGATCTGCGACCAGGCCGGGGAGTGCCGGCTTCAGGACTACTGGCTCGAGCACCAGGGCACCAAGAAGCGCATGAGCGACGAGATCGTGCACAAGCCCAAGGGCGTCGTGTTCGGTCCGACCATCGTCTACGACGCCGAGCGCTGCATCGTGTGCACGCGTTGCGTGCGCTTCTGCGAGGAGGTCGCCAAGGACCCGGTGCTCGAGAAGCGCGAGCGCGGCAACCTGAGCGAGATCGTGCTGGCCCCGGGCCGCGAGCTCGATCACGGCTACACGCTGATGACCGAGTACGTCTGCCCCGTGGGCGCGCTCACCGCCCGGGATTTCCGCTTCAAGGCCCGGGTCTGGTTCCTGCGCAGCGCGCAGACGGTGTGCACGGGCTGCGCCACCGGTTGCAACTCCTTCACCGACTACGATCCGCGCGACCAGACCGTGTACCGCTACCGGCCGCGGGAGAACCTGGCGGTGAACCAGCACTGGATGTGCGACGAGGGCATGCTCGATTACCGCCGCATCCACGAGAGCCGCGTGCTCGCGGCGCGCGTGCGCGGCAAGAAGAGCGAGCTCGGCGACGCCCTCGAGAAGGCGGCGGCGGTCCTGACCGGCGTGGATCCGGATCGGCTGGCGGTGGTGCTCTCCGCCCAGCACTCGAACGAGGACAACTTCGCGCTCCTGCGCCTGGGTCGCGACTACCTCGGCACCGGTCACCTCTACGTCAGCGGCCGAGCCGTGGGCCTGGGCGACGCGGTGCTGAAGCACGCGGACAAGAACCCGAACACGGCCGGCGTCACCGCCCTGTGTACCAGCACGCCGCCGAAGTCCTTCTCCGAGCTGGCCCGTGACATCCACGACGGACGCATCACCCACGTGCTCGCGCTGGGCTCGTACTCGTCCGACGCGGAGAAGACCGACGCGCTCGGCAGGCTCCAGGGGCTGGTCACCTTCGCGACCCACGAGGGACCCCTCGCCAAGTACGCCACGGCGGTCCTGCCGGCGTCGAGCTGGGCCGAGTGCGACGGCACCTTCGTCAACGCGAAGGGCTTGGCGCAGGAGAGTGAGAAGGTCATCACGCCGCGCGGCGAGAGCCTGCCGGCCTGGAAGCTCACCGCGCTGCTCGCCAAGGCGCTGGGCTTGCCCATGGCCTGGACCAAGCTCGCCGAGGTGAGGCGAGCCATGGCGCCGGAGGCAGGCGCGACGGTGGCAGAGGCGACGGGAGCAGAAGCATGA
- a CDS encoding NADH-quinone oxidoreductase subunit C yields the protein MAKALLQLIKLELPDAVLETHSQHGDDTVVVEPSRWKEVARFARDQLAMEMLVDLTCVDFLHREPRFDVVAHLHSLSKGQRLRLKARVGDADAEGAEIDSLTELWASANWAEREAWDMFGVVFKGHPDLRRMLTYPEFQGHALRKDYPAERIQPLVPYREVDNIDKLPPFDEHEGMSFGRQTHAFSRGED from the coding sequence ATGGCCAAAGCCCTGCTCCAACTGATCAAGCTCGAGCTGCCCGACGCGGTGCTCGAGACCCACTCGCAACACGGGGACGACACCGTCGTGGTCGAGCCCTCGCGCTGGAAGGAGGTGGCGCGCTTCGCCCGGGACCAGCTCGCGATGGAGATGCTGGTCGACCTGACCTGCGTCGACTTCCTGCACCGCGAGCCGCGCTTCGACGTGGTCGCGCACCTGCACTCGCTGTCGAAGGGCCAGCGCTTGCGGCTCAAGGCCCGGGTCGGCGACGCTGACGCCGAAGGCGCCGAGATCGACTCCTTGACGGAGCTCTGGGCCTCGGCCAACTGGGCCGAGCGGGAGGCCTGGGACATGTTCGGTGTGGTCTTCAAGGGCCATCCGGACCTGCGCCGTATGCTGACCTACCCGGAGTTCCAGGGACACGCGCTGCGCAAGGACTACCCGGCGGAGCGCATCCAGCCGCTGGTCCCGTACCGCGAGGTCGACAACATCGACAAGCTCCCGCCGTTCGACGAGCACGAGGGCATGAGCTTCGGTCGCCAGACCCACGCCTTCTCGCGGGGGGAGGACTGA
- a CDS encoding NADH-quinone oxidoreductase subunit I, which translates to MPIVSNAPLGPKKVAGKAIPRPDRSLQVQAYVPEIAKGLAITMKHFFVNTKETALGQRNDPVLESIDDGINCISYPEQRRPYPARFRGLHRLTHRADGSPRCVACLCCSTACPAQCIHIEAGEYPEGDPRRGYERYPKKFVIDELRCVFCGFCVEACPCDAIRMDTGMHAAPYDSRDQFIFERERLMSFSGRDGTQETANPRKEVGEPGHPGIDRERGH; encoded by the coding sequence ATGCCGATTGTCAGCAACGCCCCCCTCGGACCCAAGAAGGTCGCCGGCAAGGCCATCCCGCGCCCGGACCGCAGCCTGCAAGTGCAGGCCTACGTGCCGGAGATCGCGAAGGGCCTCGCCATCACCATGAAGCACTTCTTCGTCAACACGAAGGAGACGGCCCTCGGCCAGCGCAATGACCCGGTGCTGGAGTCCATCGACGACGGCATCAACTGCATCAGCTACCCGGAGCAGCGGCGGCCGTACCCGGCGCGCTTCCGCGGCCTGCACCGGCTCACGCACCGCGCCGACGGCTCGCCGCGCTGCGTGGCTTGCCTGTGCTGCTCGACAGCGTGCCCGGCGCAGTGCATCCACATCGAGGCCGGCGAGTACCCGGAGGGCGACCCGCGCCGCGGCTACGAGCGCTACCCCAAGAAGTTCGTCATCGACGAGCTGCGCTGCGTGTTCTGCGGCTTCTGCGTCGAGGCCTGCCCGTGCGACGCCATCCGCATGGACACCGGCATGCACGCGGCGCCCTACGACTCCCGGGATCAGTTCATCTTCGAGCGCGAGCGCCTGATGTCGTTCTCGGGCCGGGACGGCACGCAAGAGACGGCGAACCCGCGCAAAGAGGTGGGGGAGCCGGGGCACCCGGGGATTGATCGGGAGCGCGGGCACTAG
- a CDS encoding SUMF1/EgtB/PvdO family nonheme iron enzyme codes for MRLWVLGLLAMVSIGACSSSTTNEGTTGGSGGAAGSGGSSGTSTGGAPTGGSAGSGGAPSGGSSGSGGAPDGGFNCPVGKKGPTLVPVAQSFCVDATEVTNGHYSKFLAEIGAADASPTDLTNLTACATLTDYNPKSWAGCPTFSSGKDPDFPIRCVDWCSAYAYCRWAGKRLCGKIPSGPVSPSGAATQENQWYTACAGPAGADKYSYGDSFEPGRCVDDTLTAVQPVASHPNCTSFTTGKLAFDLIGNVSEWEDACDKPQDADANCNHRGGSVFTADVAMTCAPATPLLRSSGGPDIGFRCCWDASVN; via the coding sequence GTGCGGCTCTGGGTTCTCGGCCTCCTGGCGATGGTGTCGATCGGCGCTTGCTCGTCGTCGACCACGAACGAGGGCACCACCGGGGGCAGCGGCGGCGCCGCCGGAAGCGGGGGCAGCAGCGGCACGAGCACCGGCGGAGCCCCGACAGGCGGCAGCGCGGGCAGCGGCGGAGCGCCGAGCGGCGGCTCATCCGGCAGCGGCGGGGCGCCCGACGGGGGCTTCAACTGCCCCGTGGGCAAGAAAGGTCCAACCCTGGTGCCGGTGGCACAGAGCTTCTGCGTCGATGCGACCGAGGTCACCAACGGCCACTACTCGAAGTTCCTCGCGGAGATCGGCGCAGCGGACGCGAGCCCGACGGATCTGACGAACCTCACCGCCTGCGCCACGCTCACCGACTACAACCCAAAGAGTTGGGCCGGCTGCCCCACGTTTTCCTCCGGCAAGGACCCGGACTTCCCGATCCGCTGCGTCGACTGGTGCAGCGCCTACGCCTACTGCAGATGGGCCGGCAAGCGCCTGTGCGGCAAGATCCCTTCGGGTCCGGTGTCCCCCAGCGGCGCCGCGACGCAGGAGAACCAGTGGTACACGGCCTGCGCTGGGCCTGCGGGGGCGGACAAGTACTCCTACGGCGACAGCTTCGAGCCGGGTCGCTGCGTCGACGACACGCTCACGGCGGTGCAGCCGGTCGCGTCCCACCCGAACTGCACGAGCTTCACGACGGGGAAGCTGGCCTTCGACCTGATCGGCAACGTCTCGGAGTGGGAGGACGCCTGCGACAAGCCCCAGGATGCAGACGCCAACTGCAATCACCGAGGTGGCTCGGTCTTCACCGCTGACGTCGCCATGACGTGCGCTCCGGCCACTCCGCTCTTGCGCTCGTCAGGTGGCCCGGACATCGGTTTCCGCTGCTGCTGGGACGCGAGCGTCAACTAG
- a CDS encoding NADH-quinone oxidoreductase subunit D, which translates to MEPLDRDLDETELELAAEPMLINVGPSHPAMHGTVRVVMELSGEVIERCDVQVGYLHRGFEKMCERGTWTQVYPYVDRCNYVSPMLNNVGFSLACEKMLGIEVPERCQWYRMILGELARISDHLTCDGAMAMELGAFTPFLWMVKAREMIWDIMEEETGARLTHSFGRVGGMAHPPTPGFKEHVRPVVDHIRHVMDEVKRLLLGNRIFLDRLENVGVISATDALSLGWTGPTLRGSGVPYDVRKSYPYMKYGEVEFDVPIGSAGDCFDRFMVRIDEMEQSARIIDQCLERLADDGPVNVDDPRVVLPPKDEVYTTIEGTIRHFKIVMEGLKIPAGEVYSYTEGGNGELGFYLVSDGSGTPWRVRIRPPCFYATGGLEKLITGQMVADVVPCFGSLNMIGGECDR; encoded by the coding sequence ATGGAGCCCCTGGACCGAGATCTCGACGAGACCGAGCTCGAGCTCGCCGCCGAGCCCATGCTGATCAACGTCGGGCCTTCGCATCCGGCCATGCACGGCACCGTGCGCGTGGTGATGGAGCTCTCCGGCGAGGTCATCGAGCGCTGCGACGTGCAAGTCGGCTACCTGCACCGCGGCTTCGAGAAGATGTGCGAACGCGGCACCTGGACCCAGGTGTACCCGTACGTGGACCGCTGCAACTACGTCTCGCCGATGCTGAACAACGTCGGCTTCTCGCTGGCCTGCGAGAAGATGCTGGGCATCGAGGTGCCGGAGCGCTGCCAGTGGTACCGAATGATCCTGGGTGAGCTCGCCCGCATCTCCGATCACCTGACCTGCGACGGCGCCATGGCGATGGAGCTCGGCGCGTTCACCCCCTTCCTCTGGATGGTCAAGGCCCGGGAGATGATCTGGGACATCATGGAGGAGGAGACGGGAGCGCGGCTGACCCACAGCTTCGGCCGGGTGGGCGGCATGGCGCACCCACCGACGCCGGGCTTCAAGGAGCACGTCCGGCCGGTCGTCGACCACATCCGCCACGTCATGGACGAGGTGAAGCGCCTGCTGCTCGGCAACCGCATCTTCCTCGACCGGCTGGAGAACGTCGGAGTGATCAGCGCGACGGACGCCCTCTCGCTCGGCTGGACCGGCCCCACGCTGCGCGGCAGCGGCGTGCCCTACGACGTGCGCAAGTCCTACCCGTACATGAAATACGGCGAGGTCGAGTTCGACGTGCCCATCGGCTCCGCGGGCGACTGCTTCGACCGCTTCATGGTGCGCATCGACGAGATGGAGCAGAGCGCGCGCATCATCGACCAGTGCCTCGAGCGCTTGGCCGACGACGGCCCGGTGAACGTGGACGACCCGCGGGTGGTGCTGCCGCCCAAGGACGAGGTCTACACCACCATCGAGGGCACCATCCGGCACTTCAAGATCGTGATGGAGGGCCTGAAGATCCCGGCCGGCGAGGTCTACAGCTACACCGAGGGCGGCAACGGTGAGCTCGGCTTCTACCTGGTGAGCGACGGCAGCGGCACGCCTTGGCGCGTGCGCATCCGTCCGCCCTGCTTCTACGCGACCGGTGGCCTGGAGAAGCTCATCACCGGTCAGATGGTCGCGGACGTCGTGCCGTGCTTCGGCAGTCTGAACATGATCGGCGGGGAGTGCGACAGGTAG
- the mtnA gene encoding S-methyl-5-thioribose-1-phosphate isomerase, translating into MPIPHPEPLSGSSYSAVELTPENDAVLMLDQRRLPNEEHYERLTTSAEVARGIRDMVVRGAPAIGIAAAYGMVLGARQAKSREELGVLAAELRRARPTAVNLMWAVDRMLGAAARSLDADALAVVARAIHKDDVRANRRMGELGQARVPDGATILTHCNAGALATGGYGTALGVIRAAVEAGKRVRVLADETRPYLQGLRLTAWELNQDGIPVELLTDGMAGWFFSKGAIDLAIVGSDRIARNGDVANKIGTYSVACLARLHERPFYVAAPWSTVDVACPSGADIPIEERSITEITHFAGARIAPEGVGARNPGFDVTPARLVSAIFTERGVIDPVGEAGVLSLESAGSL; encoded by the coding sequence GTGCCCATCCCGCACCCCGAGCCCCTTTCCGGCAGCAGCTACTCCGCCGTCGAGCTCACGCCCGAGAACGACGCGGTGCTGATGCTCGATCAACGCCGCCTGCCAAACGAGGAGCACTACGAGCGCCTGACCACGTCGGCGGAGGTTGCGCGGGGGATCCGCGACATGGTGGTGCGGGGCGCTCCCGCCATCGGCATTGCCGCGGCCTACGGCATGGTCCTCGGCGCGCGGCAGGCAAAGAGCCGCGAAGAGCTGGGGGTGCTCGCCGCCGAGCTCCGGCGCGCGCGCCCGACGGCGGTGAACCTGATGTGGGCGGTGGATCGCATGCTGGGCGCCGCCGCGCGCTCGTTGGATGCCGACGCGTTGGCGGTGGTGGCCCGGGCCATCCACAAGGACGACGTGCGCGCCAACCGCCGCATGGGCGAGCTCGGCCAGGCGCGGGTGCCGGACGGCGCCACCATCCTCACGCACTGCAACGCCGGAGCGTTGGCCACCGGCGGCTACGGCACCGCGCTCGGCGTGATCCGCGCCGCGGTGGAGGCGGGCAAGCGCGTGCGCGTGCTGGCGGACGAGACGCGGCCCTACCTGCAAGGGCTCCGGCTCACTGCCTGGGAGCTCAACCAGGACGGCATCCCGGTCGAGCTGCTCACCGACGGCATGGCCGGCTGGTTCTTCTCCAAGGGTGCCATCGATCTCGCCATCGTCGGCTCCGACCGCATCGCGCGCAACGGTGACGTCGCCAACAAGATCGGCACCTATTCGGTGGCCTGCCTGGCACGCCTGCACGAGCGACCGTTCTACGTCGCCGCGCCCTGGTCCACCGTGGACGTGGCTTGCCCGAGCGGCGCCGACATCCCGATCGAAGAGCGCAGCATCACCGAGATCACCCACTTCGCCGGCGCGCGCATCGCGCCGGAGGGCGTGGGCGCGCGGAACCCCGGCTTCGACGTCACGCCCGCTCGCCTGGTCAGCGCCATCTTCACCGAGCGCGGCGTGATCGATCCGGTGGGGGAAGCGGGGGTCCTTTCGCTGGAGAGCGCGGGATCGCTCTGA
- a CDS encoding NADH-quinone oxidoreductase subunit H translates to MSWEVIALAAGKAFFMVMFGMNVAVILTWADRRQGAMINDRVGPNRAVAWLPKRLAQAMVLGPAVLIAAAVLGYVYTHKVEGAPRLGRALLFSQLAIFALWAVLLAIGGRVARRGVKNSFDAWVKSIGDPRNFLWLGLAAHAVTLAVAALMRGTDLGRNLREVGYGAGPAVFAAALVGGAAYAAWSFEKVERVGLRLFGLLHPAADGLKTIWKEDFIPPNADKFLHGLAPIVSFFPALVVMAVVPFGDTLCFGTKNGQLDFSQLQRVVPREGLCAEGAVPLQVLDVNVGILYFFAVAGTGIVGAALAGWASDNKFSLLGGVRAASQMVSYEVTLGLTIVGALMVYGTLRIDEMVRWQTQNTWGIFVQPLAFVLFFTAAVAESKRIPFDLPEGESELVAGYFTEYSGMKFAMFFFAEYVAVVASSALLTVLFLGGWHLPFIDRSGLHIQIGDTVLLHQTLSHVAVIVIGVLAFIGKVIALSWLQLMIRWTLPRFRYDQLMRLGWRKLLPASLVNILVTGLVMLLIAGASGSVQNGLKVAADVTQLVVAVGGVCLVVWFVVFVTSPVKKKRILASTAAQFAAQLGGTRTARMGA, encoded by the coding sequence ATGAGCTGGGAAGTCATCGCACTAGCCGCGGGCAAGGCCTTCTTCATGGTCATGTTCGGCATGAACGTGGCCGTGATCCTGACCTGGGCGGATCGCCGCCAGGGCGCCATGATCAACGACCGCGTCGGCCCGAACCGCGCCGTCGCCTGGCTGCCCAAGCGCCTGGCGCAAGCCATGGTGCTCGGCCCGGCGGTGCTGATCGCTGCGGCCGTCCTCGGCTACGTCTACACCCACAAGGTCGAAGGCGCCCCGCGCCTCGGACGCGCCTTGCTCTTCAGCCAGCTCGCCATCTTCGCGCTCTGGGCCGTGCTGCTCGCCATCGGCGGACGCGTCGCGCGCCGCGGCGTCAAGAACAGCTTCGACGCCTGGGTGAAGAGCATCGGCGATCCGCGCAACTTCCTCTGGCTGGGCCTGGCCGCCCACGCCGTCACCCTGGCCGTCGCCGCGCTGATGCGCGGCACCGATCTCGGGCGCAACCTGCGCGAGGTCGGCTACGGCGCCGGCCCCGCGGTGTTCGCCGCCGCGCTCGTCGGCGGCGCCGCCTACGCCGCCTGGTCCTTCGAGAAGGTGGAGCGGGTCGGCCTGCGCTTGTTCGGCCTGCTGCACCCCGCGGCGGACGGCCTGAAGACCATCTGGAAGGAGGACTTCATCCCGCCGAACGCCGACAAGTTCCTGCACGGCCTCGCGCCCATCGTCTCGTTCTTCCCGGCGCTGGTGGTGATGGCGGTGGTGCCGTTCGGTGACACCTTGTGCTTCGGCACCAAGAACGGCCAGCTCGACTTCTCCCAGCTCCAGCGCGTGGTCCCCCGGGAGGGCCTGTGCGCCGAGGGCGCGGTGCCGCTCCAGGTGCTCGACGTCAACGTGGGCATCCTCTACTTCTTCGCCGTCGCTGGCACCGGCATCGTCGGCGCGGCGCTCGCCGGCTGGGCCAGCGACAACAAGTTCAGCCTACTCGGCGGCGTGCGCGCCGCCAGCCAGATGGTCTCCTACGAGGTCACCCTGGGCCTGACCATCGTCGGCGCCCTGATGGTCTACGGCACGCTGCGCATCGACGAGATGGTGCGCTGGCAGACCCAGAACACCTGGGGCATCTTCGTCCAGCCGCTGGCCTTCGTGCTGTTCTTCACGGCCGCCGTGGCGGAGTCGAAGCGCATCCCGTTCGACCTGCCGGAAGGCGAGAGCGAGCTCGTCGCCGGGTACTTCACCGAGTATTCGGGCATGAAGTTCGCGATGTTCTTCTTCGCGGAGTACGTCGCCGTGGTCGCCTCCAGCGCGCTCCTGACCGTGCTCTTCCTGGGCGGGTGGCACCTGCCGTTCATCGACCGCTCCGGCCTCCACATCCAGATCGGCGACACGGTGCTGCTGCACCAGACGCTGTCGCACGTCGCCGTGATCGTGATCGGCGTCCTGGCCTTCATCGGCAAGGTGATCGCGCTCTCCTGGCTCCAGCTGATGATCCGCTGGACCCTGCCGCGCTTCCGTTACGACCAGCTGATGCGCCTCGGCTGGCGCAAGCTCTTGCCGGCGTCGCTCGTGAACATCCTGGTCACGGGCCTGGTCATGCTGCTCATCGCCGGCGCGAGCGGCAGCGTGCAGAACGGTCTGAAGGTCGCCGCGGACGTCACCCAGCTGGTGGTCGCCGTCGGCGGCGTCTGCCTCGTCGTCTGGTTCGTGGTCTTCGTGACCAGCCCGGTGAAGAAGAAGCGCATCTTGGCCTCGACCGCCGCGCAGTTCGCGGCTCAGCTCGGGGGCACACGCACCGCTAGAATGGGAGCGTGA
- the nuoB gene encoding NADH-quinone oxidoreductase subunit NuoB, which produces MGELKQPTTQEILETGSGQGFATTKFEDLLAWAQKYSLFMYPFVTACCGMEFMAVSSPRYDHSRFGAEAPRFSPRQSDLLWVVGTIVQRQAPILKRIYEQMAEPKWVLAFGTCASVGGFYDNYACVAGIDKIIPCDVYIPGCPPRPEAVLDGLMLLQDKIQSGDRRPGIVKPRFDPVTRPDMGVVQIRRSKHG; this is translated from the coding sequence ATGGGAGAGCTGAAGCAGCCCACGACCCAAGAGATCCTGGAGACCGGTTCAGGACAAGGGTTCGCCACGACCAAGTTCGAGGACCTCTTGGCGTGGGCCCAGAAGTACTCGCTCTTCATGTACCCGTTCGTGACGGCCTGCTGCGGCATGGAGTTCATGGCCGTGTCGAGCCCGCGCTACGACCACTCTCGTTTCGGCGCCGAGGCCCCGCGCTTCTCGCCCCGGCAGAGCGATCTGCTCTGGGTGGTCGGCACCATCGTGCAGCGGCAGGCGCCGATCCTGAAGCGCATCTACGAGCAAATGGCCGAGCCCAAGTGGGTCCTGGCCTTCGGCACCTGCGCCTCCGTCGGCGGTTTCTACGACAATTACGCCTGCGTCGCCGGTATCGACAAGATCATCCCCTGCGACGTCTACATCCCCGGCTGCCCCCCCCGCCCGGAGGCGGTGCTCGACGGCCTGATGCTGCTCCAGGACAAGATCCAGTCGGGCGACCGCCGTCCCGGCATCGTGAAGCCCCGCTTCGACCCGGTGACGCGACCCGACATGGGCGTCGTGCAGATCCGGCGCTCGAAGCATGGATGA